In Paractinoplanes brasiliensis, the following proteins share a genomic window:
- a CDS encoding GNAT family N-acetyltransferase: MSDVDVRDNPAEQRFELTVDGEVGGMAAYRVRDGVVVVTHSEVDRRFRGQGLGSVLAQRTLDELRARGARVYPACPFFAKYVAEHPEYNDIIES; encoded by the coding sequence ATGAGCGACGTCGATGTGCGCGACAACCCGGCCGAGCAGCGCTTCGAGCTGACCGTCGACGGTGAAGTGGGCGGCATGGCCGCATACCGGGTCCGCGACGGCGTCGTTGTCGTGACCCACAGCGAGGTCGACCGGCGGTTCCGCGGCCAGGGCCTGGGCAGCGTGCTGGCCCAGCGCACCCTCGACGAGCTGCGGGCGCGGGGAGCGCGGGTCTATCCGGCGTGCCCGTTCTTCGCCAAGTACGTCGCCGAGCACCCGGAATACAACGACATCATCGAAAGCTGA
- a CDS encoding DUF1206 domain-containing protein, producing MTSAASNVKGTASRAANSKPLEYLARGGFVGYGIIHLIFAWIALQVAFQGSKQESDQSGALQTLAGNSVGKTLLVIIAVGMIAMAIWQAFEAAIGESGPQDNSAKAERVLNVARALLYLYLGWIAIKVLQGSNASMGDNSQSKTSTMMDSTGGRWLIGFVGLVVIGVGVGMAIYGYKEKFTKHLNTGQMPAGSRRTIVRLGKSGYLAKGTAYAIAGVLVVVAAVNYDPEKARGLDAALKTLAGYSWGTWLLALIALGIACFGVYCFAQAKYRKV from the coding sequence ATGACATCAGCCGCCTCGAACGTCAAAGGCACCGCCTCGCGTGCCGCCAACAGCAAGCCGCTCGAATACCTGGCTCGGGGCGGCTTCGTCGGATACGGCATCATCCACCTGATCTTCGCGTGGATCGCCCTGCAGGTGGCGTTCCAGGGCTCGAAGCAGGAGAGCGACCAGTCCGGTGCGCTGCAGACCCTGGCCGGCAACAGCGTGGGCAAGACGCTGCTCGTCATCATCGCCGTCGGCATGATCGCGATGGCGATCTGGCAGGCCTTCGAGGCCGCCATCGGCGAGAGCGGCCCGCAGGACAACTCGGCCAAGGCCGAGCGCGTGCTCAACGTCGCCCGCGCCCTGCTTTACCTGTACCTCGGCTGGATCGCCATCAAGGTGCTGCAGGGCTCGAACGCCTCGATGGGCGACAACTCGCAGAGCAAGACCTCCACCATGATGGACAGCACCGGTGGCCGCTGGCTGATCGGGTTCGTGGGTCTCGTCGTGATCGGCGTGGGCGTCGGCATGGCGATCTACGGCTACAAGGAGAAGTTCACCAAGCACCTCAACACCGGGCAGATGCCGGCGGGCTCGCGCCGCACGATCGTGCGGCTCGGCAAGTCGGGTTACCTGGCCAAGGGCACCGCGTACGCCATCGCCGGCGTGCTGGTCGTGGTGGCCGCGGTGAACTACGACCCGGAGAAGGCGCGCGGCCTCGACGCGGCCCTCAAGACCCTGGCTGGTTACTCGTGGGGCACCTGGCTGCTGGCGTTGATCGCGCTGGGCATCGCCTGCTTCGGCGTCTACTGCTTCGCGCAGGCCAAGTACCGGAAAGTGTGA
- a CDS encoding mechanosensitive ion channel family protein: MPSTVNAVLVVVAVTGLAIALVVVLHRIVGRLGRRSKLASDLARTTHKPFLATTILFAVQQALRVVTTDFPGRAGLLHALVVLFIAAFAWLVAACLLVLEDVALSRWRTDVPDNLRRRRFKTQLVMIRRITVATIVVLALGVVLMTFPGIRALGASVLASAGIVSVIAALAAQSTLGNVFAGLQLAFSDAVRVDDVVVVEGEWGRIEEMTLTYVAVQIWDDRRLVMPTSYFTTKPFQNWTRSSSAVLGTADVDVDWSTEIEPLRTELRTTCEGSELWDGRVCVLQVTQATGGMVRLRALVSAADAPSLWDLRCLVRERLVRFVWEHQRTALPRFRADMATVTRPRPESPRPVSPAEPEESRFYTGEDGDERAATFSGPEEPIPVSANR, from the coding sequence GTGCCCAGCACTGTGAACGCCGTACTCGTTGTCGTTGCCGTGACCGGGCTGGCCATCGCGCTGGTCGTCGTCCTGCACCGGATCGTCGGACGGCTCGGCCGCCGGTCGAAGCTCGCCTCCGACCTGGCCCGCACGACCCACAAGCCGTTCCTGGCCACCACGATCCTGTTCGCCGTCCAGCAGGCGCTGCGGGTGGTGACCACCGACTTCCCCGGACGCGCGGGCTTGCTGCACGCGCTGGTGGTGCTCTTCATCGCCGCGTTCGCCTGGCTGGTCGCCGCCTGCCTGCTCGTGCTGGAGGACGTGGCGCTGTCCCGCTGGCGTACGGACGTGCCGGACAATCTGCGCCGCCGCCGCTTCAAGACCCAGCTCGTGATGATTCGCCGGATCACCGTGGCCACCATTGTGGTCCTCGCCCTGGGCGTCGTGCTGATGACCTTCCCGGGTATCCGGGCGCTCGGCGCCAGCGTGCTCGCCTCGGCCGGGATCGTCAGCGTGATCGCCGCCCTGGCCGCGCAGAGCACGCTGGGCAACGTGTTCGCCGGGCTGCAGCTCGCGTTCAGCGACGCCGTCCGGGTCGACGACGTGGTGGTCGTCGAGGGGGAATGGGGCCGCATCGAGGAGATGACGCTGACCTATGTCGCGGTGCAGATCTGGGACGACCGGCGGCTGGTGATGCCCACCTCGTACTTCACCACCAAGCCGTTCCAGAACTGGACCCGCTCGTCCTCGGCTGTGCTCGGCACGGCCGACGTGGACGTCGACTGGTCGACCGAGATCGAGCCGCTGCGCACCGAGCTGCGCACCACCTGCGAGGGCTCGGAGCTGTGGGACGGCCGGGTCTGCGTGCTGCAGGTGACCCAGGCGACCGGCGGCATGGTGCGGTTGCGGGCCCTGGTCAGCGCGGCCGACGCGCCGTCGCTGTGGGATCTGCGCTGCCTCGTGCGCGAGCGGCTGGTGAGGTTCGTCTGGGAGCACCAGCGCACGGCGCTGCCGCGCTTCCGGGCCGACATGGCCACGGTGACCCGGCCCCGGCCCGAATCCCCGCGCCCGGTGTCGCCCGCCGAGCCCGAGGAGAGCCGGTTCTACACGGGTGAGGACGGCGACGAGCGGGCCGCGACGTTCTCCGGACCGGAGGAGCCCATACCGGTTTCCGCGAACCGATGA
- a CDS encoding phage holin family protein — MADVLNGRTAAPSDQSTAELIQRASEQVSRLVRDEIALAKAELAEKGKHAGIGIGLFGTGGVLAMYGVGTLIATLIIVFDLFLPLWLAALIITVALFLVAGILALVGKKQVTKAVPPEPQAAIESVKADVEEVKHAVKERSRG, encoded by the coding sequence ATGGCCGATGTCCTGAACGGTCGCACCGCTGCGCCCTCTGATCAGTCCACCGCCGAGCTGATTCAGCGCGCCAGCGAGCAAGTCAGCCGGCTCGTTCGTGACGAGATCGCATTGGCCAAGGCCGAGCTCGCGGAGAAGGGCAAGCATGCCGGCATCGGCATCGGGCTCTTCGGCACCGGCGGCGTGCTGGCCATGTACGGGGTCGGCACGCTCATCGCCACCCTGATCATCGTTTTCGACCTGTTCCTGCCGCTGTGGCTGGCGGCGTTGATCATTACGGTGGCGCTCTTCCTGGTCGCCGGCATTCTCGCCCTGGTCGGCAAGAAGCAGGTGACCAAGGCCGTTCCCCCGGAGCCCCAGGCCGCGATCGAGAGCGTCAAGGCCGATGTCGAAGAGGTCAAGCACGCGGTCAAGGAGCGGAGTCGCGGATGA
- a CDS encoding DUF3618 domain-containing protein, whose protein sequence is MSENNGSAAPKPTVEELRAEIKQTRAELGETVQALAAKADVKARAREQVEQTKLKVKAQAAEATERVRGVAAAAAGAVSGKVHEVTDQATEKVNQNGTSDLAGQAREQIRNSPVPISLVFAGAVAIVGIILIVRGRRR, encoded by the coding sequence ATGAGCGAGAACAACGGATCGGCGGCGCCCAAGCCGACGGTCGAGGAGCTGCGTGCCGAGATCAAGCAGACGCGCGCGGAGCTCGGCGAGACGGTGCAGGCGCTCGCCGCCAAGGCGGACGTGAAGGCTCGGGCCCGCGAGCAGGTCGAGCAGACCAAGCTCAAGGTCAAGGCCCAGGCCGCCGAGGCGACCGAGCGCGTACGCGGGGTGGCCGCGGCCGCCGCCGGCGCGGTCTCGGGAAAGGTTCACGAGGTGACCGACCAGGCCACCGAGAAGGTCAACCAGAACGGTACGAGCGACCTTGCCGGGCAAGCGCGGGAACAGATACGGAACAGTCCGGTTCCGATTTCCCTTGTTTTCGCGGGCGCGGTCGCGATCGTGGGCATCATTCTGATCGTGCGAGGGAGACGACGGTGA
- a CDS encoding DUF4235 domain-containing protein: MSGKVSKLAYKPVGLLLGIGAGALAGLVFKEVWKLTAGDDDAPNATDEDRGWGEILAAAALQGAIFSLVKAAVDRGGAVGVRKMTGQWPS; encoded by the coding sequence GTGAGCGGCAAGGTTTCGAAGCTGGCCTACAAGCCGGTCGGGTTGCTGCTCGGCATCGGCGCGGGCGCGCTGGCCGGACTCGTATTCAAGGAAGTCTGGAAACTTACCGCAGGTGACGACGACGCCCCGAACGCGACCGACGAGGATCGGGGCTGGGGCGAGATTCTCGCGGCGGCCGCGCTACAGGGCGCGATCTTCTCACTCGTGAAGGCGGCCGTCGATCGAGGCGGGGCCGTTGGCGTGCGGAAAATGACTGGTCAATGGCCTTCGTGA
- a CDS encoding cold-shock protein: MAQGTVKWFNADKGFGFITVDGGGADVFVHFSAIQTSGYRTLEENQRVEFEIAQGQKGPQAEQVRPL, translated from the coding sequence ATGGCGCAAGGAACCGTGAAGTGGTTCAACGCAGACAAGGGCTTCGGCTTCATCACCGTCGACGGCGGGGGTGCTGACGTGTTCGTCCACTTCTCGGCCATCCAGACGAGCGGCTACCGCACTCTGGAAGAGAACCAGCGGGTCGAGTTCGAGATCGCCCAGGGCCAGAAGGGCCCGCAGGCGGAGCAGGTTCGCCCGCTCTGA
- a CDS encoding aldo/keto reductase, protein MENRKFGRMGRSVGVVGLGAWQLGADWGDVSEADAHATLQAAVDAGVTFIDTADVYGDGRSEQIIGSFIKAQLSESEPQLTVATKMGRRMAQEPGNYTLDNFRAWTDRSRANLGVDTLDLVQLHCPPTPVFSSGAVYDALDTLVQEKRIRSYGVSVEKVEEALAAIARPGTASVQIILNAFRLKPLERVLPAAAEAGVGIIARVPLASGLLSGRYDENTAFAADDHRNYNRRGEAFDVGETFSGVDFATGLEAVRRLRPLVPEGFTMAQFALRWVLDQAGLTVVIPGARNPEQARANAAVAELPSLSDEAKAGVREVYDELIRPQVHDKW, encoded by the coding sequence GTGGAGAATCGCAAATTCGGCAGGATGGGCCGCTCGGTCGGCGTGGTGGGACTGGGAGCCTGGCAGCTCGGCGCCGACTGGGGTGACGTGAGCGAGGCCGACGCGCACGCGACCCTGCAGGCCGCGGTGGACGCCGGTGTCACCTTCATCGACACCGCCGACGTCTACGGCGACGGCCGCAGCGAACAGATCATCGGCTCTTTCATCAAGGCTCAGCTTTCTGAATCGGAGCCGCAGTTGACGGTGGCCACCAAGATGGGCCGCCGGATGGCGCAGGAGCCCGGCAACTACACGCTCGACAACTTCCGCGCGTGGACCGACCGCTCCCGGGCCAACCTGGGCGTCGACACGCTCGACCTGGTGCAGCTGCACTGCCCGCCCACTCCGGTCTTCTCGTCCGGCGCCGTCTACGACGCGCTCGACACCCTGGTGCAGGAAAAGCGCATTCGCTCGTACGGGGTGAGCGTCGAGAAGGTCGAGGAGGCGCTCGCCGCGATCGCCCGCCCGGGCACCGCCAGCGTGCAGATCATCCTCAACGCTTTCCGGCTCAAGCCTCTCGAGCGGGTGCTGCCGGCCGCGGCCGAGGCCGGCGTGGGCATCATCGCGCGGGTGCCGCTGGCCAGCGGGCTGCTCTCCGGCCGCTACGACGAGAACACCGCCTTCGCCGCCGACGACCACCGCAACTACAACCGGCGGGGCGAGGCCTTCGACGTCGGCGAGACGTTCTCCGGTGTGGACTTCGCGACCGGCCTCGAGGCCGTCCGGCGGCTGCGGCCGCTGGTGCCCGAGGGCTTCACGATGGCCCAGTTCGCGCTGCGCTGGGTGCTTGACCAGGCCGGTCTCACGGTCGTCATCCCCGGCGCCCGTAACCCGGAGCAGGCCCGCGCCAACGCCGCCGTGGCCGAGCTCCCGTCGTTGAGCGACGAGGCCAAGGCCGGCGTCCGCGAGGTCTACGACGAGCTGATCCGCCCGCAGGTGCATGACAAATGGTGA
- a CDS encoding trans-aconitate 2-methyltransferase, translated as MWDPAVYRRFGAERSRPFFDLAARVGAERPRAVTDLGCGPGELTLTLAERWPGCRLTGVDSSPEMIGKALAHGGPARFEVGDVRDWLPGPDIDVLITNATLQWVPEHRELLARWARELPAGAWLAMQVPGNFGAPSHVLLREAGRRHGVSDVLREAPVDDPAGYAALLTSAGAEVDAWETTYLHLLDASGPEHPVLRWMEGTALRPVKAALDENAWQSFRADLARELSGAYPATGAYVAFPFRRVFVVARTAR; from the coding sequence ATGTGGGATCCCGCTGTGTACCGCCGTTTCGGCGCCGAGCGTTCGCGCCCGTTCTTCGACCTGGCCGCCCGCGTCGGCGCCGAGCGGCCGCGCGCCGTCACCGACCTCGGCTGCGGTCCCGGCGAGCTGACCCTGACGCTGGCCGAGCGCTGGCCCGGCTGCCGACTGACCGGCGTCGACTCCTCACCCGAGATGATCGGTAAGGCGCTCGCGCACGGCGGCCCCGCCCGGTTCGAGGTCGGCGACGTCCGCGACTGGCTGCCCGGGCCGGACATCGACGTGCTGATCACCAACGCGACACTGCAGTGGGTGCCCGAGCATCGCGAACTGCTCGCCCGCTGGGCCCGCGAACTGCCCGCCGGCGCGTGGCTGGCCATGCAGGTGCCGGGCAATTTCGGCGCGCCCTCCCACGTACTGCTCCGCGAGGCCGGCCGCCGTCACGGTGTGAGCGACGTGCTGCGTGAGGCGCCGGTCGACGACCCGGCCGGGTACGCCGCCCTGCTCACGAGCGCCGGCGCCGAGGTCGACGCGTGGGAGACCACCTATCTGCACCTGCTGGACGCCTCCGGGCCCGAGCATCCGGTGCTGCGCTGGATGGAAGGCACGGCGTTGCGTCCCGTCAAGGCCGCCCTGGACGAGAATGCTTGGCAGTCGTTCCGAGCCGACCTGGCCCGGGAGCTCTCCGGCGCTTACCCGGCGACCGGCGCGTACGTCGCGTTCCCGTTCCGCCGTGTCTTCGTGGTGGCGCGGACCGCCCGTTAG
- a CDS encoding adenosine deaminase, with translation MTELTSFIAGLPKAELHVHHVGSASPRIVAELAARHEGASPVPADPVALADYFAFRDFAHFIEVYLSVVDLIRDDEDVRVLTFEVARELARQQVRYAELTITPYSSVKRGIPAKAFCEAIEDARRGAAAEFGVDLRWCFDIPGEAGLAAAEETLRIALDERPDGLISFGLGGPEVGVPRPQFKPFFDQARAAGLRSVPHAGETTGPQTVWDALRELGAERIGHGISAAQDPELLAYLAEHRIPLEISPTSNVRTRAVGSIEEHPLVTLVGAGVPVSINSDDPPMFGTTLEAEYAVAARLLDLDERGVAELAKAGVEQSFLDPAGKSALLAEIDAYSGRSA, from the coding sequence GTGACCGAGCTGACCTCGTTCATCGCCGGCCTGCCCAAGGCCGAGCTGCACGTCCACCACGTGGGCTCGGCCTCGCCGCGGATCGTGGCCGAGCTGGCCGCCCGGCACGAGGGCGCCTCCCCGGTGCCGGCCGACCCGGTCGCGCTGGCCGACTACTTCGCGTTCCGCGACTTCGCCCACTTCATCGAGGTCTATCTGAGCGTGGTCGACCTGATCCGCGACGACGAGGATGTGCGCGTGCTGACCTTCGAGGTGGCTCGCGAGCTGGCCCGGCAGCAGGTCCGGTACGCCGAGCTGACCATCACGCCGTACTCCAGCGTCAAGCGGGGCATTCCGGCCAAGGCGTTCTGCGAGGCGATCGAGGACGCCCGCCGCGGCGCCGCCGCCGAGTTCGGCGTCGACCTGCGCTGGTGCTTCGACATCCCGGGCGAGGCGGGCCTGGCCGCGGCCGAGGAGACGTTGCGGATCGCTCTCGACGAGCGCCCCGACGGCCTGATCAGTTTCGGGCTGGGTGGGCCAGAGGTCGGCGTGCCGCGGCCGCAGTTCAAGCCGTTCTTCGACCAGGCCCGCGCCGCCGGGCTGCGCAGCGTCCCGCACGCCGGCGAGACCACCGGCCCGCAGACCGTCTGGGACGCCCTGCGCGAACTCGGCGCCGAGCGGATCGGGCACGGCATCAGCGCCGCGCAGGACCCGGAGCTGCTGGCCTACCTGGCCGAGCACCGGATCCCGCTCGAGATCAGCCCGACCTCGAACGTACGCACCCGCGCGGTCGGCTCGATCGAGGAGCACCCGCTGGTCACGCTGGTCGGCGCCGGCGTGCCGGTGAGCATCAACTCCGACGACCCGCCGATGTTCGGCACCACCCTGGAGGCGGAGTACGCCGTGGCCGCGCGACTGCTCGACCTCGACGAGCGGGGCGTCGCCGAGCTGGCCAAGGCGGGCGTCGAGCAGAGCTTCCTCGACCCGGCCGGCAAGTCCGCCCTGCTCGCCGAGATCGACGCCTACTCCGGCCGGAGCGCGTAG
- a CDS encoding RICIN domain-containing protein, translating into MTTSHRAPARLGELLPTHREPVRRGHRRAVSRRPHRLVPVVLGLALLGVGGVVGPSVVDNVAGSNGSRHFALTALPADKPDEGLVYEGLKPAKAGSLCAGSYELDKQTCTHGPEEAPAGLKVRRGVTPVTAKAPEPKDPVRESAAATPTDAEIARDEGGSALTADAPALVPDVTPGDADFIMGVHDVACEGDGRSGKRVQVLYLHEYGTPSRYTDFLGSIRNWAAGVDQIFDESAAETGGSRHVRFVTTPQCRVDVSEVQLPTGALASFTSNIAALAKLGYNRTDRKYLMFADATVYCGIATYIADRRPGLGNRNNGGPSYGRVDSGCWSSAMAAHELTHTLGATLIDSPNSSGAGGCLDDHDLLCGPDRSGKPVRTVCPKKSEIRLDCGKDDYFNTNPKPGSYLDENWNIARSEFLLRSDGGDDIPDTIGAPLPAETPASAPAEPAPGRTTGPTPGTPQPGEADGGGDAPPSPSATPSAPVPGGEPGTAPSAPPETPGAGGDVPSVPVAATTGPPTEPANGVQGGPLQAVVEVRDATSGSVRLNWSAASAEATYQVWVDNQPVATTKATRARLIGLKPDAKYQVTVKSGPKYTARVTAETAPAARPAENSWFTLTNALTGGAANLYAARTTPGTPITLSAADDDAQQQWQLVPAGDKTYRLVSRATGQCVGPLGRETVAGEPLVQTECDNSAARWTLQASPYGFKLRTTDGGLVAGVGDQRYGAHRVLVLQAGNDQRYQSWTAVPD; encoded by the coding sequence ATGACCACCTCCCACCGCGCCCCCGCACGGCTAGGAGAGCTTTTGCCCACGCACCGCGAACCGGTCCGGCGTGGTCACCGCCGGGCCGTTTCCCGGCGGCCCCACCGGCTGGTCCCGGTGGTGCTGGGACTGGCGTTGCTCGGCGTCGGCGGGGTCGTCGGGCCGAGCGTGGTCGACAACGTCGCGGGCAGCAACGGATCACGCCACTTCGCCCTGACCGCCCTGCCGGCCGACAAGCCCGATGAGGGCCTGGTCTACGAGGGGCTCAAGCCGGCCAAGGCGGGATCGCTCTGCGCCGGCTCGTACGAGCTGGACAAGCAGACCTGCACGCACGGCCCCGAGGAGGCGCCGGCCGGGCTCAAGGTTCGCCGAGGCGTCACCCCGGTGACCGCCAAGGCCCCCGAGCCCAAGGACCCCGTACGCGAGTCCGCCGCGGCCACCCCGACGGACGCCGAGATCGCCCGGGACGAGGGCGGCAGCGCCCTGACGGCCGACGCGCCGGCGCTGGTGCCCGACGTGACCCCCGGCGACGCCGACTTCATCATGGGCGTGCACGACGTGGCCTGCGAGGGCGACGGGCGCAGCGGCAAGCGGGTACAGGTGCTCTACCTGCACGAGTACGGCACGCCCAGCCGCTACACCGACTTCCTCGGCTCGATCCGCAACTGGGCGGCCGGCGTCGACCAGATCTTCGACGAGAGCGCGGCCGAGACCGGCGGCTCCCGGCACGTCCGCTTCGTGACCACCCCGCAGTGCCGGGTCGACGTGTCCGAGGTGCAGCTGCCGACCGGCGCGCTGGCGTCGTTCACCAGCAACATCGCCGCGCTGGCCAAGCTTGGTTACAACCGCACCGACCGGAAGTACCTGATGTTCGCCGACGCCACTGTCTACTGCGGCATCGCGACCTACATCGCCGACCGGCGGCCCGGCCTGGGCAACCGCAACAACGGCGGACCCTCGTACGGGCGGGTCGACTCCGGCTGCTGGAGCTCGGCCATGGCCGCCCATGAGCTGACCCACACGCTGGGCGCGACGCTGATCGACTCGCCCAACTCCAGCGGCGCCGGCGGTTGCCTCGACGACCACGACCTGCTCTGCGGCCCCGACCGCTCGGGCAAGCCGGTGCGTACGGTCTGCCCCAAGAAGAGCGAGATCCGGCTCGACTGCGGCAAGGACGACTACTTCAACACCAACCCGAAGCCGGGCAGCTACCTCGACGAGAACTGGAACATCGCGCGCAGCGAGTTCCTGCTGCGCAGCGACGGCGGCGACGACATCCCTGACACGATCGGCGCGCCGCTGCCTGCCGAGACTCCCGCCTCCGCCCCGGCCGAGCCGGCGCCCGGCAGGACCACCGGGCCCACGCCCGGGACGCCTCAGCCGGGCGAGGCCGACGGCGGTGGTGACGCCCCGCCGTCGCCGAGCGCGACGCCGAGCGCGCCGGTCCCCGGCGGTGAGCCCGGGACAGCGCCGTCCGCCCCGCCCGAGACCCCCGGCGCGGGCGGCGACGTGCCGTCGGTGCCGGTCGCGGCGACCACCGGCCCGCCGACCGAACCGGCCAACGGCGTGCAGGGCGGGCCGCTGCAGGCGGTCGTCGAGGTGCGCGACGCCACCAGCGGCTCGGTGCGGCTGAACTGGAGCGCGGCGTCCGCCGAGGCGACCTACCAGGTGTGGGTCGACAACCAGCCGGTGGCGACCACCAAGGCGACCCGGGCCCGGCTCATCGGCCTCAAGCCCGACGCGAAATACCAGGTGACGGTGAAGTCAGGCCCGAAGTACACGGCACGGGTCACCGCCGAGACGGCCCCCGCGGCCCGCCCGGCCGAGAACTCCTGGTTCACGCTGACCAACGCGCTCACCGGCGGCGCGGCCAACCTCTACGCGGCCCGCACCACGCCGGGCACGCCGATCACCCTGAGCGCGGCCGACGACGACGCCCAGCAGCAGTGGCAGCTCGTGCCGGCCGGCGACAAGACGTACCGGCTGGTCTCGCGGGCGACCGGCCAGTGTGTCGGCCCGCTGGGCCGGGAAACGGTCGCGGGCGAACCGCTCGTGCAGACCGAGTGCGACAACAGCGCGGCGCGGTGGACCCTGCAGGCCTCACCCTACGGGTTCAAGCTGCGCACCACGGACGGCGGCCTGGTGGCCGGCGTCGGCGACCAGCGGTACGGCGCCCACCGGGTGCTCGTGCTGCAGGCCGGCAACGACCAGCGGTACCAGAGCTGGACGGCGGTACCCGACTAG
- a CDS encoding response regulator transcription factor, with protein sequence MATVLLVEDDHVVRGAMLRSLADRGHAVHAVGTALDALRRVAAETPDLVVLDLGLPDLDGSDALRMLRGITDVPIIIATARDDEQTVVRLLRAGADDYMVKPFTGAHLDARIATVLRRVGRASRTAQPAVHEVGELRVDIGERSATLAEQPLALTRKEFDLLAYLAARPGRVVSRRELLEEVWRQPSVGEDQTIDVHLYWLRRKLGESAAKPRYLRTVRGVGFRLVAPD encoded by the coding sequence ATGGCCACGGTGTTGCTCGTCGAAGACGATCACGTCGTGCGCGGCGCCATGCTCCGATCGCTCGCCGACCGGGGGCATGCCGTGCACGCCGTCGGCACGGCGCTGGACGCTCTGCGGCGGGTCGCCGCCGAGACGCCCGACCTCGTCGTGCTCGACCTCGGTCTGCCCGACCTGGACGGTTCCGACGCGCTGCGCATGCTGCGCGGCATCACGGACGTGCCGATCATCATCGCCACCGCGCGCGACGACGAACAGACCGTCGTGCGGCTCCTGCGAGCCGGCGCCGACGACTACATGGTCAAGCCGTTCACCGGCGCCCACCTCGACGCGCGCATCGCCACGGTGCTGCGGCGCGTGGGCCGGGCCAGCCGCACCGCCCAGCCCGCCGTGCACGAGGTCGGCGAGCTGCGGGTGGACATCGGCGAGCGCAGCGCGACCCTGGCCGAGCAGCCGCTCGCGCTGACGCGTAAGGAGTTCGACCTGCTGGCCTACCTGGCTGCCCGCCCGGGCCGGGTGGTGTCCCGTCGTGAGCTGTTGGAGGAGGTATGGCGACAGCCATCGGTCGGCGAGGATCAGACGATCGACGTTCATCTGTACTGGCTGCGTCGGAAACTGGGCGAGTCCGCGGCGAAGCCTCGTTACCTGCGCACCGTGCGGGGAGTCGGATTCCGGTTGGTGGCGCCGGACTGA
- a CDS encoding ADP-ribosylglycohydrolase family protein encodes MSFTLFPDTRRALALDSLAGLSVGDALGAQHFVAPVDPADPPAAPWPWTDDTEEACCLVAVLAEGDFDRDGFAELLGRRHDPYRGYGPGAVVMLREIREGLPWPIAAAAAFDGQGSAGNGAAMRAAPLGAWHADSPAHAAAQGARAAEVTHAHAEGIAGGVAVTVAAALAAAGRLDGVRPALLSAVAAYTPDGLVRDGLVAATRLNSAGEVAYELGNGARAMARDTVPFALWVADRFLDDYPGAIGACIRAGGDVDTTCAIAGGVVTAYTGSDGIPARWRAAREPLPGWLTAQA; translated from the coding sequence ATGTCATTCACTCTTTTTCCCGATACGCGCCGCGCGCTGGCCCTCGACAGCCTGGCCGGCCTGAGCGTCGGCGACGCGCTGGGCGCCCAGCATTTCGTCGCGCCCGTCGACCCGGCCGACCCGCCGGCCGCGCCCTGGCCGTGGACGGACGACACCGAGGAGGCCTGCTGCCTCGTCGCGGTGCTCGCCGAGGGTGACTTCGACCGGGACGGCTTCGCCGAGCTGCTGGGCCGGCGTCACGACCCCTACCGCGGTTACGGTCCCGGCGCGGTCGTCATGCTCCGCGAGATCCGCGAGGGGCTGCCCTGGCCCATCGCGGCCGCCGCGGCCTTCGACGGGCAGGGCTCGGCCGGCAACGGCGCTGCCATGCGGGCCGCCCCGCTCGGCGCCTGGCACGCCGACTCGCCGGCCCACGCTGCCGCGCAGGGGGCCCGGGCCGCCGAGGTCACCCATGCGCACGCCGAGGGCATCGCCGGGGGAGTGGCGGTGACGGTGGCCGCGGCGCTGGCGGCGGCCGGCCGGCTCGACGGGGTGCGTCCCGCCCTGCTGAGCGCCGTGGCGGCCTACACGCCCGACGGGCTCGTGCGTGACGGTCTGGTGGCGGCCACCCGCCTGAACTCTGCCGGCGAGGTGGCGTACGAGCTGGGAAACGGCGCCCGGGCCATGGCGCGCGACACCGTGCCGTTCGCGCTCTGGGTGGCCGACCGGTTCCTCGACGACTATCCGGGGGCGATCGGGGCCTGCATCCGCGCGGGCGGCGACGTCGACACCACCTGTGCCATCGCCGGGGGAGTCGTGACGGCGTACACGGGCAGCGACGGCATCCCGGCGCGCTGGCGAGCGGCCCGTGAGCCGCTGCCCGGGTGGCTGACCGCCCAGGCCTGA